DNA sequence from the Streptomyces sp. CA-210063 genome:
GTGCGTCCGGCCTCGTACTCGGCGATGAAGTCCTCGACGACGTCCTCGCGGAAGCGCTCGGCGAGGTCCCACACGTAGAAGGGGATGCCGATGACGTCGGCGGCGCGGCGGGCGTCCCGGGAGTCCTCGATCGTGCAGCAGCCGCGCGCCCCGGTCCGGAAGGACTGCGGGTTCGCGGACAGGGCCAGATGGACGCCCGTCACGTCGTGCCCGGCTTCCGCCGCGCGGGCGGCGGCCACGGCGGAGTCGACCCCGCCGGACATGGCGGCGAGGACACGGAGGGGGCGGGGGCGCTGCGAGATCTCAGTCATAACCCCTCCAGGGTACGGGGCGCCGGGAACCGGAGCCCGCGAGTATCCGTTGACGATCTCGTGGGAACAAGACGGGCTTCGAAGAACAGTTCCGGGGATGTCGGCGGGGGTCCGTCCGGCGGCAAGGACGCGGGGCGGCGCATCGGTCGCCGGGCCCTGCTCATCGGCACGGCCGTGGCCGCCGCCGGCACCGCCGTGGTGGCCCGGGACGAGTTGACGCGCGCGTGGTGGCGGGTGCCCGGCGTCGAGAAGCCGCGCAAGGACGGCGAGGTCGACTACACCGGGGCCCGGTGGGTGGCCGCGTCGGACGCGAACTGGCGGATGGCGGACCGGCCGGACGACTTCGGCATAGAGATGGTGATCATCCATGTCACCCAGGGCAGCTTCGACAGCGCCGTGAAGGTCTTCCAGGACCCGGCGCACGGAGCGGCCGCGCACTACATCGTCCGCAAGGACGGCCACGTCACGCAGATGATCCGCGAGCTGGACGTGGCGTACCACGCGGGCAACCGCGACTACAACGAACGCAGTGTCGGCATCGAGCACGAGGGCTTCGTCGAGCGCCCCGAGGACTTCACCGACGAGATGTACGAGGCCTCCGCGCGGCTCACGGCCCGGATCTGCGCGCGGTACGAGATACCCCTCGACCGCGAGCACATCCTCGGCCATGTCGAGGTCCCGGGCACGGACCACACGGACCCCGGCGAGGGCTGGGACTGGGACCGCTACATGAAGCTCGTGCGCGCGGCCGCCACCGCGCAGACCTCGACGACCGCCTGACGTTCGACCGACGACACCTCGACACCCACCGACGACGACGGGCTCGCCGGTCCGCCGGTGCGGGTGCGGACAGCCAGGTCACAGCGCCGGGACGGGGCCGGGACAGCAGTGCCACAAACCCGGGCTGATGTGACGCGCATCAGCCAGTCGGGGGCCCGGTGGCCGGCATCTCCCGGCTAGCCGGTGCCGCCGAAGAAACCGCCGTCCGCACTGGTTCCGCCGCCGTCCGTGCCGGTTCCGCCGTCCGTCACTTCGCCGGTTCCGCCGATGTCCGTGCCGCCCACGTCCTCGCCGGCCGACGGATCCGTGCCGACCACCAGGGTTACGGCGGACTGGGGCCCGGCCTCGCTGAGGCCGACCGGTGTCTGCCGGATGACCACGCCCACCTGGTCCGGGGACGACACGGCCTCTGGCTCCACCACGGGGACCAGTCCGACGGCGGTGATCTCCGCTTCCGCCTCGGCCTGAGGCCGACCCACCACGTCGGGCACCGTCACCTGTTCCGGCGTCGTCTCCTCCGCGACCAGCAGAGTCACCGAGTCGCCCACAGCCACCGTGGTACCGCCCTCCGGCCTTGTGCCGGCGACCGTGCCGGGGGACACATCAGGGTCGTCCACGGTCTCGGTCGTCACGACGAGACCGGCGCCCTCCAGTTCCTGTGTCACCTCCTCCACGGACCTGCCCCTGGTCTCGGGGATCGTGACCTCGGCCGGGCTCTCCGACTCACCGTTCCCGGAGTCGGCGTTCCCGGAGTCGTCACCACTCGTCAGCTCGGGCTCCTCAGGCAACGGGACCCGCACCTCCTCGGTGGGGTCCTCCACATCGGCGACGGTCAGTTCCCGCTGCGGAGCGTCGGCCTGCTCGACCCGTACGACCTGGTCCTTCTTGACCTTCCACGGCTTGTTGCCCTTGCCCTTGTTGTCGAACTCGACCTTGATCTCGTCGGGGTCGTACGCGCTGATGCCCAGCGGATTGCCGCAGTTGCACTTCACACGCGGCACCCCGAACACGTCGACGAGCACGGCGGTGCCCGCTTCGAGAACCGCGTCGTAGCGGTTGGCCTCGCCCTTCTTGTAACCGTGGTTGGCGACCAGGGTGTCGTTGGCGAGGACGAAGGGGGTGAGGGACTTGACGTACTCGCGCACGTTCTTGTTCTTCGCGCCGATGCCGAGCGCCTTCGCCCAGGCGGTCTTCTTCCTGCCGTTGCCGGCCTCCAGCAGAAACTGGAGCAGCAGCTCTGGATCGCATACGTCGATCTCGGTGCTGCCTCCGTAGAGTCCCCGCTCATCGCCCTTGCGGGAGCCGCCCTGGTCGCTGAGGTTCCCGTCCAGGTCCCGGCCGTCGCCGAGTTCTCCTGTGAAGAAGGCGTTCTCGGCGAGGTAGCCGACCGCCTCCGCGGCCGCCGTACGGGCCACACAGGCCAGGCCCGTCATCGATCCGAGGAGGACGGCGAAGGCGACGAACGCGCCGGCGGTCCTCAGAGTGAACGTACGTGTTCCCCGCCGCCGGGACTTGACCGCCCCCCGCCGTCCGGACATGCGGAATCCCCGCTCGGCACGTGCCATGGCCCGCTCCCCCGTTGGTGCTCCCCCGAGTGCGCCGGGGCTCTACGGTCCCGGCGCGCGCTCTCAACGGTCCCAGTGGGGGCGGGTATTGGCCATGCTCTTCACTCTTTCGGGCGAGCGTATTTCAGGTCAGCCCGGCGTTGCGGGCGCGCTCCACCACCGGGCCGATCGCCTTCGCGACCGCCTCGACGTCCGCCTCCGTGGAGGTGTGACCGAAGGAGAAACGGAGGGTGCCGCGGGCGAGGTCCGGGTCGGTGCCGGTGGCGAGGAGGACATGGCTGGGCTGGGCCACGCCCGCGGTGCAGGCGGAGCCCGTGGAGCACTCGATGCCCTGGGCGTCGAGGAGCAGGAGCAGCGAATCGCCCTCGCAGCCGGGGAAGGTGAAGTGCGCGTTGGCCGGGAGGCGTCCTTCCGAGGAGGGGTCACCGCCCAGGATCGCGTCCGGGACCGCCGTACGGACCGCCTCGACCAGGGAGTCGCGCAGGGCGCCGATCTCCCGGGCGAACCACTCGTGCTGCTCGGCGGCGAGCCGGCCGGCGACCGCGAAGGAGGCGACGGCCGGGACGTCGAGGGTGCCGGAGCGGACATGGCGCTCCTGGCCGCCGCCGTGCAGGACGGGTACGGGGCTGTACTCACGGCCCAGCAGCAGCGCGCCGATGCCGTACGGCCCGCCGATCTTGTGGCCGGAGACGGTCATCGCGGCGAGGCCGGAGGATTCGAAGTCGACCGGAACCTGACCGAAGGCCTGGACCGCGTCGGCGTGCAGCGGGACGCCGAACTCCTTTGCCACGTCGGCCAGTTCACGGACCGGCAGGATCGTGCCGATCTCGTTGTTGGCCCACATCACGGTGGCCAGGGCGATGTCGTCGGGGTTGCGGGCGATGGCCTCGCGGAGGGTTTCCGGGTGGACTCGGCCGTACGCGTCGACCGGGAGGTACTCGACGGTGGCGCCCTCGTGTTCGCCGAGCCAGTGGACGGCGTCGAGGACCGCGTGGTGTTCGACGGGGCTGGCGAGGATCCGGGTGCGGGCGGGGTCCGCGTCGCGGCGGGACCAGTACAGGCCCTTCACGGCGAGGTTGTCGGCCTCGGTGCCGCCGGAGGTGAAGACGACCTCGCTGGGGCGGGCTCCGAGGGCCTCGGCGAGGGTTTCGCGGGCCTCCTCGACGGTGCGCCGCGCTCGGCGGCCGGATGCGTGCAGCGAGGAGGCGTTGCCGGTGACGCTCAGCTGGGCGGTCAGGGCCTCTGCCGCCTCGGGGAGCATCGGGGTGGTCGCCGCGTGGTCGAGGTAAGCCATGGTGAGCCCGATTCTACGGGCCCGGTGTCCTTGGTCTGGGGCCCGGCTGGGCTTGAGGGTCTTGTGGGGCGGCGGTCGGCGGCGGGTTTGCGCCTTGCCGGGGTTGCACCGGGGCTTGGCGGCGAGGCACCCGGCGCTGTCGACTGTGCCCACCCTCCCCCACTCTCGGCTTCGCTCGAGCGGGAGGTGCCCCCATCGCCCTGCGGAACGACTGCCCACAGCGGAGCCAGCAGGGGGCGGCTGCGGCAGCAGCGGCGCCAGCGGCCGAGGCGGCAGGGGCAGGGGCAGCGGCAGCGGCAGCGGCAGCGGCAGCGGCAGCGGCAGCGGCGGGATGTGACCGCGGTGGCAAGTGCGGCTCGGCCAAGTAAGTCGCTGCCTCTGTCTGGCTCAGAAGCTCCAGGACACCGTGTTCGTCGTCTGCATCAGGATGGCGAGGATGGCGAGGTCGGCGATGCCGAGGCCGAGGCCCAGGTAGGCGCGGCCTCGCCTGGTGGTGCCGCGCTTCAGGGCGAGGGTGGACAGGACGATGGCGATGGGGCCCAGGAAGAGGTTCAGGACCAGGAGGCCCAGGAGGCCGAGGACGAAGGAGGCGACGGCCATGCCGTCGGCGTCGCGGCCTCGGGTGCGGGTGGTGGTGGCGGTGGTTTCGGTCCGGCGTGCGGCGGTGAGCTGCATGGCGGGTCTGCTCCCAACGGGCTGAGGCGCGGCGGTCAGTCGGTGGTGCGGCTGCGGCGGGCGTGGCGCTCCCGGTACGCGAAGACCGCCAGCCAGAGGGCGATGCCGACCGCGAGGGCCGACGAGACCG
Encoded proteins:
- a CDS encoding N-acetylmuramoyl-L-alanine amidase, with translation MGTRRASKNSSGDVGGGPSGGKDAGRRIGRRALLIGTAVAAAGTAVVARDELTRAWWRVPGVEKPRKDGEVDYTGARWVAASDANWRMADRPDDFGIEMVIIHVTQGSFDSAVKVFQDPAHGAAAHYIVRKDGHVTQMIRELDVAYHAGNRDYNERSVGIEHEGFVERPEDFTDEMYEASARLTARICARYEIPLDREHILGHVEVPGTDHTDPGEGWDWDRYMKLVRAAATAQTSTTA
- a CDS encoding DUF6777 domain-containing protein yields the protein MARAERGFRMSGRRGAVKSRRRGTRTFTLRTAGAFVAFAVLLGSMTGLACVARTAAAEAVGYLAENAFFTGELGDGRDLDGNLSDQGGSRKGDERGLYGGSTEIDVCDPELLLQFLLEAGNGRKKTAWAKALGIGAKNKNVREYVKSLTPFVLANDTLVANHGYKKGEANRYDAVLEAGTAVLVDVFGVPRVKCNCGNPLGISAYDPDEIKVEFDNKGKGNKPWKVKKDQVVRVEQADAPQRELTVADVEDPTEEVRVPLPEEPELTSGDDSGNADSGNGESESPAEVTIPETRGRSVEEVTQELEGAGLVVTTETVDDPDVSPGTVAGTRPEGGTTVAVGDSVTLLVAEETTPEQVTVPDVVGRPQAEAEAEITAVGLVPVVEPEAVSSPDQVGVVIRQTPVGLSEAGPQSAVTLVVGTDPSAGEDVGGTDIGGTGEVTDGGTGTDGGGTSADGGFFGGTG
- a CDS encoding cysteine desulfurase family protein is translated as MAYLDHAATTPMLPEAAEALTAQLSVTGNASSLHASGRRARRTVEEARETLAEALGARPSEVVFTSGGTEADNLAVKGLYWSRRDADPARTRILASPVEHHAVLDAVHWLGEHEGATVEYLPVDAYGRVHPETLREAIARNPDDIALATVMWANNEIGTILPVRELADVAKEFGVPLHADAVQAFGQVPVDFESSGLAAMTVSGHKIGGPYGIGALLLGREYSPVPVLHGGGQERHVRSGTLDVPAVASFAVAGRLAAEQHEWFAREIGALRDSLVEAVRTAVPDAILGGDPSSEGRLPANAHFTFPGCEGDSLLLLLDAQGIECSTGSACTAGVAQPSHVLLATGTDPDLARGTLRFSFGHTSTEADVEAVAKAIGPVVERARNAGLT
- a CDS encoding DUF4190 domain-containing protein, yielding MQLTAARRTETTATTTRTRGRDADGMAVASFVLGLLGLLVLNLFLGPIAIVLSTLALKRGTTRRGRAYLGLGLGIADLAILAILMQTTNTVSWSF